The DNA sequence CACTTCTAAATATACAAGTCTTCCACACATTTTAAGTTTTGAAAGGTTTTCTGGATTTAATACGGTTCCTCCACCAACTGCAATAGTTGTAAGAGTTGTAAGCTCAAGAGAATCAATGATTCGCCTTTCGAGCATACGAAAGCTTGCTTGTCCAATTTTGATAGCAATTTGTCTATAATTAAGTTGCTCATGAAATTCTTTTTCGTACAGTTTTTCAATTGATGAGTCTGTATCAATAAACATGTGGCCTAACTCTTGGGTAAGGAGTCTTCCAAAATAGGTTTTACCACAAGATTTGTGCCCAAAAAGAATTAAATTGGATGGATTAGTGCTCATAGCTTTTTTTAAGTATTAACTAGATAGATTACAAGAAAAATTCCCATAATAACGACCAGTGCTGTCATGATGATGGCAAGTGTTGAAGAGTAATAGTAGTCTTCTACTTCTATTTGCTTTTTAACTTTTCTATATTTGATAAAAGAAAATAAACCTATCAATGCACCAACTCCTACCAGAAGTATACCAAAGATGGACGAAAAATTTTGATGGTTATTTGCAATGTTATGGTTTACTGATAGATTTTGAGTGGTTAAAAAAGCAGATATCTGTTTTATAAAAAGGGCAAATTTTTCTACAACAAAGCCAAATGCCATAACCCCAATACTGGTTCTTATCCAAGCAAGAAAAGTTCTTTCGTTAGCCATGTGATCTCTTCTGGCATTTGAAGAAAGTGAGCTGTCTATTGTCTTTTCGTGATTATTCTTGCTTTCTACCATAATGGGCTTACTCATCTTTGGTTAATTTTATGATTGCATATTTTTCATACATATTGCAAATTGATTTTTTATTTTGCCAATTGGCTAGGGTATCATGTTTTTTAAAAATTGTTTATGCCTATTTCTGGGTGTTGCTTCTATAGCCATTGCTAACGAGCCTCAGCACATGCGTGCAGGTGTACGTCATATTGAAGGTAAGGGTGTTGGATATAACACGGGATACACAACAATTGAGACATTTTTAGCACCTTCTCCACAAGAATTTCCTACACTACCTTTTGTCGATTTAAGAGGGCATATTTTTGACGATGGAAGGTGGGCTGCTAATGGAGGATGCGGCGTTCGAAGCTGGATTGGGAGTCGGATTTATGGATTGAATGTTTATTATGATTATCGCAATTCAAAGAGAAGTAATTATAATCAAGTTAGCTGCGGGATTGAAAGCCTAGGATCTGTGTGGGATTTTCGATGGAATGGATATTTTCCTGTTGGGAGTAGAAAGAGTAGAGGTTTCGATTTAGGGTATGATACCTTTGCGGGCAATTCGTTATATTTAACACGTAAATTTGAATATGCCCTAACAGGTAGTAATGCAGAAGTTGGTACCCATTTTGCCAGGTTTAGGGGCATTAGTTTTTATGCTGCCGCAGGCCCTTATTATTTTAAGGGGCCGCTTGGTCCCGATCTTTTGGGTGGTCAGGTACGTTTGAATGGAAATTATAATGATTTTGTGACTCTAGAAGTTAGTAGCTCTTATGATAGAGTGTTTAGAGGCATTGTTCAGGGGCAAATTTCGTTTAATTTCCCTCTTGGTCCAAAGTCCTATGGAAAAGAAGGGAATAGTTATCCTCGTCATTGCCCTTGTTCAAGGGCATGGATGTATGGAAGAATGGTTCAACCTGTAGTAAGAAATGAAATTATTGTGCTTGATGAGGCACGGCAGCAGAGTCTTGCAATTGATCCACTTACTAATTTGCCCTACACTATATGGTTTGTTGACAATACCAGTCACTCTGCAGGGACATTTGAAAGCCCATTTTCTACGTTAGCAGATGCTGAGAGTGCATCTCAAGTTGGTGATATCATCTATGTTTTTCCTGGTGATTTGACTACAACGGGTATGGATGTGGGAATAACATTAAAGGATAATCAGCGTCTTTGGGGTTCAGCAATTGTGCAAAGTCTTCCTACAACTAATGGAATGGTTACAATTCCAGCTCTTTCCTCTACATCCTTTTTAGATACATATCCTACTATTGTAGTTGCACGAGCGCCTCAAATTACTTCTACAACAGGAAGTGGAGACGTTGTAACAATTGCCAATAATAATGAGATTTCAGGTTTCTATATTCAAAATTTAACGGGTCATGGGATTACTTCAGGATCTTCTGTGACAGATTTGACAGTGATTAACAACATCATTCAAGGACCCAATGCTACCACTACGAACAAAAATCAAATTAACCTTCAAAATCCTCAAGGAACCATATTAATTGCAGGTAACGTCATTTATCCTTACGGTACATCTAGCAATCAAACAAATACAGGGATTGTGATTAATTCTACAAGTATTCAAAACGCAAATTATGTAATTACGGATAATGATTGCCCAGCAAATGGAAGTTTTCTAGTAACGACATATACGGATTGTGCAAACATTTCGACTACAATTACAAACAATGCGTTTAATGTTTTTAACTTTCCTGTTAATATGACTTTCAATAATGCTACGGCTCAAACTGCTCATTACGTGAATATAGATAATAATAGTAGTTATACAGATGCTGGTAATACGGGTAGCTGTTTCTTACTTACACTCTCAAATGATGCAAATGTAAATGCTTTTGTAACAAATAACGTTCTTGATACACCCTACGCTGATGGGCTTGCTATCGTTTTAACAGAAAATTCTCAGATGAATCTTACAATGGATGGTAATGATTTCTTTTGCTGGCTTACTCCTGTAAATGTTACCTTAGGAAATTCTAGTAATTTACATAATTATCAGCCAAAATTTACTGCTTCTATTACAAATAATAGTCTTGTTTTTGATGAAGAGCCTGGGATTAATATTCTTGCTTATGACAATGCACTCATTCCTAGTTTGACTATTAGTAATAACCAGCTTCAAGGAGTGTTACAAAATTTTGGAGTAGTAGCTGATAACATTTATATAGAAACGAACCAAACAGCAACAGCTACAACAACTATTGCAAATAATGGAATCCAAGCAGGTACAAACGGTATCGCTTTAGTGAGCAATAATAGCTCTACACAAACGGCTACTTTGAATGACAATACATTTACGCATGCACAGTTATATGGTATTACGTTAACAACAAATAATACGAGCCATGGTACTTGGACAGTGGGTCAGAATACGTATATAGCAATGCCTTCTGGAGGCGTATTGGCAACATCAAATAATACATCTACAACAAGTCTTGGATTTACAAATAATCTTGCAGGGCCCTATCAACAACCCTCTGGAACAGGTACCTATCAGTTTACAAATGCAGGAGGTACATTCTTGTTAGGGCCTGTTTCTGGAAACACTGGTAAGATTACTGAAACAGGAGTGATCACGCCTCAGTAAGGTGATTCTTCATTAACGATGTGTATAACTTTAGGTGAATGTAAATCTGCCATTTGAAATGGCAGATTTCATTTTTATCCTTGGATTTTTTGCTTTTTATATTTGAAAGTTTCTTTGGTTGCTTAAAAAATTTTTAATTTTTATCCCTTAAAATTTATTGAATCTTAATTATGTCAAGCTATAATAAAGCCGATATAATTGGAGATTAATTTTTATGGTACACACTGTTTCTATACGGGGAGAAGTCCTGGGTCGTGATGAGATTATTGTTAGGCTGCAACAAATTGCAGATGTTAACAAAGAGAATGTATGGATTGGGCGCAATCTGAAAGTTATAGA is a window from the Chlamydiales bacterium genome containing:
- a CDS encoding shikimate kinase, with amino-acid sequence MSTNPSNLILFGHKSCGKTYFGRLLTQELGHMFIDTDSSIEKLYEKEFHEQLNYRQIAIKIGQASFRMLERRIIDSLELTTLTTIAVGGGTVLNPENLSKLKMCGRLVYLEVNKEIIKQRIFLNGVPIFLDPHDPINSFEKMYDERNLIYNKISRFKVSIHGKTDQQVLTELKNIAVIHDH
- a CDS encoding DUF202 domain-containing protein, with the translated sequence MVESKNNHEKTIDSSLSSNARRDHMANERTFLAWIRTSIGVMAFGFVVEKFALFIKQISAFLTTQNLSVNHNIANNHQNFSSIFGILLVGVGALIGLFSFIKYRKVKKQIEVEDYYYSSTLAIIMTALVVIMGIFLVIYLVNT
- a CDS encoding inverse autotransporter beta domain-containing protein, translating into MFFKNCLCLFLGVASIAIANEPQHMRAGVRHIEGKGVGYNTGYTTIETFLAPSPQEFPTLPFVDLRGHIFDDGRWAANGGCGVRSWIGSRIYGLNVYYDYRNSKRSNYNQVSCGIESLGSVWDFRWNGYFPVGSRKSRGFDLGYDTFAGNSLYLTRKFEYALTGSNAEVGTHFARFRGISFYAAAGPYYFKGPLGPDLLGGQVRLNGNYNDFVTLEVSSSYDRVFRGIVQGQISFNFPLGPKSYGKEGNSYPRHCPCSRAWMYGRMVQPVVRNEIIVLDEARQQSLAIDPLTNLPYTIWFVDNTSHSAGTFESPFSTLADAESASQVGDIIYVFPGDLTTTGMDVGITLKDNQRLWGSAIVQSLPTTNGMVTIPALSSTSFLDTYPTIVVARAPQITSTTGSGDVVTIANNNEISGFYIQNLTGHGITSGSSVTDLTVINNIIQGPNATTTNKNQINLQNPQGTILIAGNVIYPYGTSSNQTNTGIVINSTSIQNANYVITDNDCPANGSFLVTTYTDCANISTTITNNAFNVFNFPVNMTFNNATAQTAHYVNIDNNSSYTDAGNTGSCFLLTLSNDANVNAFVTNNVLDTPYADGLAIVLTENSQMNLTMDGNDFFCWLTPVNVTLGNSSNLHNYQPKFTASITNNSLVFDEEPGINILAYDNALIPSLTISNNQLQGVLQNFGVVADNIYIETNQTATATTTIANNGIQAGTNGIALVSNNSSTQTATLNDNTFTHAQLYGITLTTNNTSHGTWTVGQNTYIAMPSGGVLATSNNTSTTSLGFTNNLAGPYQQPSGTGTYQFTNAGGTFLLGPVSGNTGKITETGVITPQ